In Syngnathus scovelli strain Florida chromosome 11, RoL_Ssco_1.2, whole genome shotgun sequence, one DNA window encodes the following:
- the lrig1 gene encoding leucine-rich repeats and immunoglobulin-like domains protein 1 isoform X1 produces the protein MAASSGRFGYPSLCVFYLFLSLELLISHGLTSELQCAQNCTCNGDSVDCSNLELAAPPVDVPVRTISLNLGHSKLTDISTEVFSNLSNLRELRLDHNELTSIPDLGSAASTIVALYLHHNKIRSIDGARIRNLVSLETLDLSNNDITELRGHSFPAGLRIRDLYLSSNKITTLESGALDRLGSTLQVLRLSRNRVSQIPVRAFQLPRLTQLELNRNRIRQVEGLTFQGLSSLEVLKLQRNSINKLTDGAFWDLAKMKVLHLEYNSLSEVNSGSLYGLTSLQQLFLSNNSITRINPDGWKFCQKLRELNLSYNNLTRLDEGSLAVLGDLHTLRLGHNAISHIAEGAFRGLRAVRILELDHNDISGTIEDTNGAFSGLDSLSKLTLFGNKIKSVAKKAFAGLETLEHLNLGDNGIRSIQPDALSKMKNLKTLLIQSDSFLCDCQLRWLPEWLVARGMQSGVNATCAHPEALKGTSVYQAPSSSFLCDDVPKPQISVHPETTVAVLGSNVRLTCTAASSSSSPVTFTWRKDQELLRHAETENYAHVRPRPQDGTGGGSGVKEYTTILHLRHVTFAHEGRYQCIIANHFGSTYSSKARLIVNVLPSFVKTPRDSTIRTGHTARLECAAEGHPAPQIAWQKDGGTDFPAARERRMHVMPDDDVFFIMDVKPEDMGVYSCTAKNTAGTVSANATLTVLETPHLAQDLEDRNVVVGDTVALQCKALGSPPPRITWLHDDRPLRPSDRHHFTPGNQLLVIGAATPEDAGRYTCLMSNMLGTERAHSQLLVTQRRGPCAAAPGLSTVTIGIMVIAVVTSIVVTSLVWVCIIYQTRKKSEDCSVTNTDETIVPPDVPSYLSSQGTLSERQDVCIRVEAANGPQPNGHLVDSTGFDGPVLCTDCMESNELYSKDPDYQVHGFAPGGLSEYHQQAAPPPYSHCSSADRVAPLCNGIRKDAQGFPNNVNPHDREASRAEGTPAAYTSQEDTFHPPVKLVSRGHVDNDCEPELRQTLLPNGHAVRASPPLRRSID, from the exons aaatcTTGGCCACAGCAAGCTGACTGACATCAGCACCGAAGTGTTTTCCAACCTATCAAATTTACGAGAGTT GCGGCTGGACCACAACGAGCTGACCTCCATACCGGATTTAGGATCGGCGGCTTCAACGATTGTCGCACTCTACCT ACATCATAACAAAATCCGCAGTATTGACGGCGCACGAATCCGAAACTTGGTTTCCTTGGAAACCCTGGACCTGAGCAATAATGACATCACTGAGCTACGAGGACACTCCTTCCCCGCAGGCCTCCGGATTAGAGATTT GTACCTCAGCAGCAACAAGATCACCACATTAGAATCAGGAGCGCTAGACCGTCTCGGCTCCACTCTCCAGGTCCTGAGATTGAGCCGAAACCGTGTCAGTCAGATTCCCGTCAGGGCATTCCAGCTCCCGAGGCTTACCCAGCT CGAACTGAACAGGAACCGCATCCGTCAGGTGGAAGGTTTGACTTTCCAGGGTCTTTCCAGCTTGGAGGTGCTGAAGCTCCAAAGAAACAGCATCAACAAGCTGACTGATGGTGCTTTCTGGGATCTTGCCAAGATGAAAGTCCT ACACTTGGAGTACAACAGCCTGAGCGAGGTGAACAGTGGCTCCTTGTATGGTCTGACGTCCCTTCAGCAGCTCTTCCTCAGTAACAACTCAATAACCCGCATCAATCCTGACGGTTGGAAGTTCTGCCAGAAACTGAGGGAATT GAATCTGTCGTATAACAACCTGACGCGTCTGGATGAAGGCAGTCTGGCTGTGCTGGGGGATCTCCACACCCTCCGTCTGGGACACAACGCAATAAGCCACATCGCCGAGGGAGCCTTCAGAGGCCTCCGGGCTGTACGCATCCT GGAGCTGGACCATAATGACATCTCAGGCACAATAGAAGATACCAACGGGGCCTTCTCGGGATTGGACAGCCTCAGCAAGCT AACGCTTTTTGGAAACAAGATCAAGTCCGTGGCAAAGAAAGCCTTCGCTGGACTCGAGACCCTGGAACACCT GAACTTGGGTGACAATGGAATCCGCTCCATCCAGCCCGATGCCCTAAGCAAGATGAAGAACCTCAAAACTCT TCTCATCCAGAGCGACAGCTTCTTGTGCGACTGCCAGCTCCGCTGGCTGCCTGAGTGGTTGGTGGCCCGCGGAATGCAGAGCGGCGTTAACGCCACGTGTGCCCACCCTGAGGCTCTCAAGGGTACCAGTGTATATCAGGCTCCATCCAGCAGTTTTTTGTGCG ATGACGTTCCCAAACCCCAGATCAGCGTCCACCCAGAAACCACAGTGGCGGTCCTCGGCAGCAACGTGCGCCTCACCTGCACGGCCGCCAGCAGCAGCTCGTCACCCGTGACCTTCACGTGGCGCAAGGACCAGGAGCTGCTTCGACACGCCGAGACGGAGAACTACGCCCACGTGCGCCCTCGCCCTCAAGACGGGACGGGCGGAGGCAGCGGCGTGAAGGAGTACACCACGATCCTCCACCTGCGCCACGTCACCTTTGCGCACGAGGGGCGCTACCAGTGCATCATCGCCAACCACTTTGGCTCCACGTACTCAAGCAAGGCCCGTCTCATTGTCAACG TGCTGCCATCTTTTGTGAAGACGCCCAGGGACAGCACCATCAGAACGGGCCACACGGCTAGGCTCGAGTGCGCCGCCGAGGGCCACCCGGCGCCGCAGATCGCCTGGCAGAAGGACGGCGGCACGGATTTCCCCGCCGCCCGGGAGCGGCGGATGCACGTCATGCCCGACGACGACGTGTTCTTCATCATGGACGTCAAGCCCGAAGACATGGGCGTGTACAGCTGCACGGCCAAAAACACGGCGGGAACTGTGTCTGCCAACGCCACGCTCACCGTGCTAG AAACCCCCCACTTGGCGCAGGACCTCGAAGATCGCAACGTGGTCGTAGGTGACACGGTGGCGCTGCAGTGCAAGGCGCTGGGCAGCCCTCCGCCCCGCATCACGTGGCTGCACGACGACCGGCCTCTCCGCCCCTCCGACCGCCATCACTTCACCCCCGGCAACCAGCTGCTGGTCATCGGCGCGGCGACGCCGGAGGACGCCGGCCGCTacacctgcctcatgtccaacaTGCTGGGCACGGAGCGCGCTCACAGCCAGCTGCTGGTCACTCAGCGCCGTGGGCCCTGCGCCGCCGCGCCCGGCCTAAGCACGGTCACCATAGGCATCATGGTCATCGCCGTGGTGACGAGTATCGTGGTCACCTCCCTGGTGTGGGTGTGCATCATCTACCAGACAAGGAAGAAGAGCGAGGATTGCAGCGTCACCAACACGG ATGAGACTATCGTTCCTCCCGACGTGCCGAGCTACCTGTCCTCTCAGGGAACGTTGTCGGAGCGCCAGGACGTTTGCATCCGCGTTGAGGCCGCCAACGGACCTCAGCCCAACGGACACCTGGTCGACTCAACAG gtTTCGATGGGCCGGTCCTGTGCACGGATTGCATGGAGAGCAACGAGCTCTACTCCAAAGACCCGGATTACCAAGTGCACGGCTTTGCCCCGGGTGGGCTCAGCGAGTATCACCAGCAAGCCGCCCCTCCGCCCTATTCGCACTGTTCCTCGGCGGATCGCGTGGCGCCCCTCTGCAACGGGATTCGAAAGGACGCTCAAGGATTTCCAAACAACGTGAATCCGCACGACAGAGAAG CGAGCAGAGCGGAAGGAACACCGGCCGCATACACGTCGCAGGAAGATACTTTTCACCCTCCGGTAAAACTGGTGAGCCGAGGACATGTTGACAATGACTGTGAGCCTGAGCTCAGACAGACTCTGCTGCCCAACGGGCACGCCGTAAGAGCCTCGCCCCCCCTGAGGAGAAGCATCGATTAG
- the lrig1 gene encoding leucine-rich repeats and immunoglobulin-like domains protein 1 isoform X2 has protein sequence MSFRNLGHSKLTDISTEVFSNLSNLRELRLDHNELTSIPDLGSAASTIVALYLHHNKIRSIDGARIRNLVSLETLDLSNNDITELRGHSFPAGLRIRDLYLSSNKITTLESGALDRLGSTLQVLRLSRNRVSQIPVRAFQLPRLTQLELNRNRIRQVEGLTFQGLSSLEVLKLQRNSINKLTDGAFWDLAKMKVLHLEYNSLSEVNSGSLYGLTSLQQLFLSNNSITRINPDGWKFCQKLRELNLSYNNLTRLDEGSLAVLGDLHTLRLGHNAISHIAEGAFRGLRAVRILELDHNDISGTIEDTNGAFSGLDSLSKLTLFGNKIKSVAKKAFAGLETLEHLNLGDNGIRSIQPDALSKMKNLKTLLIQSDSFLCDCQLRWLPEWLVARGMQSGVNATCAHPEALKGTSVYQAPSSSFLCDDVPKPQISVHPETTVAVLGSNVRLTCTAASSSSSPVTFTWRKDQELLRHAETENYAHVRPRPQDGTGGGSGVKEYTTILHLRHVTFAHEGRYQCIIANHFGSTYSSKARLIVNVLPSFVKTPRDSTIRTGHTARLECAAEGHPAPQIAWQKDGGTDFPAARERRMHVMPDDDVFFIMDVKPEDMGVYSCTAKNTAGTVSANATLTVLETPHLAQDLEDRNVVVGDTVALQCKALGSPPPRITWLHDDRPLRPSDRHHFTPGNQLLVIGAATPEDAGRYTCLMSNMLGTERAHSQLLVTQRRGPCAAAPGLSTVTIGIMVIAVVTSIVVTSLVWVCIIYQTRKKSEDCSVTNTDETIVPPDVPSYLSSQGTLSERQDVCIRVEAANGPQPNGHLVDSTGFDGPVLCTDCMESNELYSKDPDYQVHGFAPGGLSEYHQQAAPPPYSHCSSADRVAPLCNGIRKDAQGFPNNVNPHDREASRAEGTPAAYTSQEDTFHPPVKLVSRGHVDNDCEPELRQTLLPNGHAVRASPPLRRSID, from the exons aaatcTTGGCCACAGCAAGCTGACTGACATCAGCACCGAAGTGTTTTCCAACCTATCAAATTTACGAGAGTT GCGGCTGGACCACAACGAGCTGACCTCCATACCGGATTTAGGATCGGCGGCTTCAACGATTGTCGCACTCTACCT ACATCATAACAAAATCCGCAGTATTGACGGCGCACGAATCCGAAACTTGGTTTCCTTGGAAACCCTGGACCTGAGCAATAATGACATCACTGAGCTACGAGGACACTCCTTCCCCGCAGGCCTCCGGATTAGAGATTT GTACCTCAGCAGCAACAAGATCACCACATTAGAATCAGGAGCGCTAGACCGTCTCGGCTCCACTCTCCAGGTCCTGAGATTGAGCCGAAACCGTGTCAGTCAGATTCCCGTCAGGGCATTCCAGCTCCCGAGGCTTACCCAGCT CGAACTGAACAGGAACCGCATCCGTCAGGTGGAAGGTTTGACTTTCCAGGGTCTTTCCAGCTTGGAGGTGCTGAAGCTCCAAAGAAACAGCATCAACAAGCTGACTGATGGTGCTTTCTGGGATCTTGCCAAGATGAAAGTCCT ACACTTGGAGTACAACAGCCTGAGCGAGGTGAACAGTGGCTCCTTGTATGGTCTGACGTCCCTTCAGCAGCTCTTCCTCAGTAACAACTCAATAACCCGCATCAATCCTGACGGTTGGAAGTTCTGCCAGAAACTGAGGGAATT GAATCTGTCGTATAACAACCTGACGCGTCTGGATGAAGGCAGTCTGGCTGTGCTGGGGGATCTCCACACCCTCCGTCTGGGACACAACGCAATAAGCCACATCGCCGAGGGAGCCTTCAGAGGCCTCCGGGCTGTACGCATCCT GGAGCTGGACCATAATGACATCTCAGGCACAATAGAAGATACCAACGGGGCCTTCTCGGGATTGGACAGCCTCAGCAAGCT AACGCTTTTTGGAAACAAGATCAAGTCCGTGGCAAAGAAAGCCTTCGCTGGACTCGAGACCCTGGAACACCT GAACTTGGGTGACAATGGAATCCGCTCCATCCAGCCCGATGCCCTAAGCAAGATGAAGAACCTCAAAACTCT TCTCATCCAGAGCGACAGCTTCTTGTGCGACTGCCAGCTCCGCTGGCTGCCTGAGTGGTTGGTGGCCCGCGGAATGCAGAGCGGCGTTAACGCCACGTGTGCCCACCCTGAGGCTCTCAAGGGTACCAGTGTATATCAGGCTCCATCCAGCAGTTTTTTGTGCG ATGACGTTCCCAAACCCCAGATCAGCGTCCACCCAGAAACCACAGTGGCGGTCCTCGGCAGCAACGTGCGCCTCACCTGCACGGCCGCCAGCAGCAGCTCGTCACCCGTGACCTTCACGTGGCGCAAGGACCAGGAGCTGCTTCGACACGCCGAGACGGAGAACTACGCCCACGTGCGCCCTCGCCCTCAAGACGGGACGGGCGGAGGCAGCGGCGTGAAGGAGTACACCACGATCCTCCACCTGCGCCACGTCACCTTTGCGCACGAGGGGCGCTACCAGTGCATCATCGCCAACCACTTTGGCTCCACGTACTCAAGCAAGGCCCGTCTCATTGTCAACG TGCTGCCATCTTTTGTGAAGACGCCCAGGGACAGCACCATCAGAACGGGCCACACGGCTAGGCTCGAGTGCGCCGCCGAGGGCCACCCGGCGCCGCAGATCGCCTGGCAGAAGGACGGCGGCACGGATTTCCCCGCCGCCCGGGAGCGGCGGATGCACGTCATGCCCGACGACGACGTGTTCTTCATCATGGACGTCAAGCCCGAAGACATGGGCGTGTACAGCTGCACGGCCAAAAACACGGCGGGAACTGTGTCTGCCAACGCCACGCTCACCGTGCTAG AAACCCCCCACTTGGCGCAGGACCTCGAAGATCGCAACGTGGTCGTAGGTGACACGGTGGCGCTGCAGTGCAAGGCGCTGGGCAGCCCTCCGCCCCGCATCACGTGGCTGCACGACGACCGGCCTCTCCGCCCCTCCGACCGCCATCACTTCACCCCCGGCAACCAGCTGCTGGTCATCGGCGCGGCGACGCCGGAGGACGCCGGCCGCTacacctgcctcatgtccaacaTGCTGGGCACGGAGCGCGCTCACAGCCAGCTGCTGGTCACTCAGCGCCGTGGGCCCTGCGCCGCCGCGCCCGGCCTAAGCACGGTCACCATAGGCATCATGGTCATCGCCGTGGTGACGAGTATCGTGGTCACCTCCCTGGTGTGGGTGTGCATCATCTACCAGACAAGGAAGAAGAGCGAGGATTGCAGCGTCACCAACACGG ATGAGACTATCGTTCCTCCCGACGTGCCGAGCTACCTGTCCTCTCAGGGAACGTTGTCGGAGCGCCAGGACGTTTGCATCCGCGTTGAGGCCGCCAACGGACCTCAGCCCAACGGACACCTGGTCGACTCAACAG gtTTCGATGGGCCGGTCCTGTGCACGGATTGCATGGAGAGCAACGAGCTCTACTCCAAAGACCCGGATTACCAAGTGCACGGCTTTGCCCCGGGTGGGCTCAGCGAGTATCACCAGCAAGCCGCCCCTCCGCCCTATTCGCACTGTTCCTCGGCGGATCGCGTGGCGCCCCTCTGCAACGGGATTCGAAAGGACGCTCAAGGATTTCCAAACAACGTGAATCCGCACGACAGAGAAG CGAGCAGAGCGGAAGGAACACCGGCCGCATACACGTCGCAGGAAGATACTTTTCACCCTCCGGTAAAACTGGTGAGCCGAGGACATGTTGACAATGACTGTGAGCCTGAGCTCAGACAGACTCTGCTGCCCAACGGGCACGCCGTAAGAGCCTCGCCCCCCCTGAGGAGAAGCATCGATTAG